The nucleotide sequence GTCGACGGCATCGACGCGCTGGTGAGCGGTGTGCAGCAGCGCTTCCCGGAGTTTCGCTTCCGCCAGCTCGGCGCCGCCGACGGCCACGGCAATTATGTCCGCTTTTCCTGGGGGCTGGGTCCTGACAAGGCGGACTGTCCGATCCAGGGCACGGATTTCGTCGAGCTGGCCGATGGTCGCATCCGGCGCGTCACCGGCTTTCTCGACAAGGTCCCGGAGGGCGCCTGACCTCGAAGGCGGCGCTGCATCCGCGCGAATCCGCTCAAGCGACATGGCAGACCGCGCCCCGGCTTTGACAGGCTGCCATGCCGAGGCAAGCGAGCACATGCCGGGGGATTGCGCTACGTCAACGTCGGTCCTGACCCGCGGCTGCAAGACGCAGCCGGTGCGACGATTCAGGATCGCCGGAGGCGCGGGTGCAGCAAGCAAGTCCCATCGATGATCACGCTGCGGCGGCCGGCACGCTGGCGGCCGTCGCCACCCTCCCCGAGCTGTGGCGCTGGCGCGTCGGTCAGAGCCCCGACCAGCCGGCCTATCGCCATTTCGACGCGGAACGCGGCTGGGTGAGCTTCTCCTGGCGAGAGACCGACGATCTCGTCGCGCGCTGGCGGCGGGCGCTCGCGGCCGAGGGATTCGACGCCGGCGAGCGCATCGCCATCCTGATGCCGAACGGCATTGCGCATCTCGCGATGGACCAGGCGGCGCTGTCACGCGGCCTGGTGCCGGTGCCGATGCACGCGGTCGATAATGCCGACAGCATCGCCTACATCCTGGCCGATTCCGGCGCCCGGCTGCTGCTCGTGGATTCCGATGCGCGCTGGCGGGAGATCGCGGCCGTGGGCCAGGCGCTGCCGGGCCTGCAGCGGATCGTCTGCGCCGAGCGGGGCGACGATTCCGGAGCAGCCGAAGATCCACGTCTCGTCGCGCTCGATGCCTGGCTGAACGCAGCCGCGGGCGCAGCGCCACTCCGCAACGACATCGCGATCGCGCCGCACGATCTCGCCGCCATCGTCTACACCTCCGGCACCACCGGGCGGCCGAAGGGCGTGATGCTGACGCATGACAACGTCGTCGCCAACGTCAAGGCCATTCACCAGCGGCTGGAGGCCGGCATCGACGATGTGTTCCTGTCATTCCTGCCGCTGTCGCACACGTTCGAGCGCACCGCAGGCTACTACTACGCGATCGCGATCGGCGCCTGCGTCGCCTATGCGCGCTCGGTGAAGCAACTGGCGGAGGATCTGCTGGAGGTCCGTCCGACCATCCTCGTTTCGGTGCCGCGCATCTATGAGCGGATCTACTCGCTGGTGATGCATCACCGCGCAGTGGCGAATCCGATCGAACGCGCGCTGCTCGATCTGACGGTCGCGATCGGCGGCCGCCGCTTCGATGCGCAGTATGGACAGGCGAGGCTTTCGGCCTTCGACCGCCTCACCTGGCCGCTGCTGCAACGCCTCGTCGCCGACAAGGTGCTGGCGCGGTTCGGCGGGCGATTGCAGGTGGCGGTCAGCGGCGGCGCGCCGATCGCCGAGCCGGTGGTGCGGCTGTTCCTCGCGCTCGGGCTCGAGGTGCTGCAGGGCTACGGCATGACCGAGACCTCGCCTGTCGTCAGCGTCAACACGCCCGGAGATAACGACCCGCGCACCGTCGGCCGCGCCTTGCCGGGCGTCGAGGTGCGGATCGGCGATAATGATGAGCTGATGGTGCGCGGCCCCAGCGTGATGCTGGGCTATTGGCACAAGCCCGAGGAGACCGCGCGGGTGAAGGAGCCCGACGGCTGGCTGCACACCGGCGACCAGGCCCGCATCGACCAGGGACGCATCACCATCACCGGGCGGATCAAGGACATTCTCGTCACCTCGACCGGGGAGAAGATCGCGCCGGCCGATCTCGAAACCGCTGTCCTCACCGACCCGCTGTTCGAGCAGGCGATCGTGATCGGCGAGAACCGTCCATTCCTGGCGGCGATCGTCGTGCTCAATCCCAAGGGCTGGGCCGAGCAGCAGGCGAAGCTCGCCGCCCACGGCCAGCGCGGCCCCGAGGCCGAAGCCGCTTCACTGCTGCGCCACATCGCCCGCGCCGTGAAGGCCTATCCGGCCTACGCAACGCCGAAGGCCGTACACTGGACCTTGGAGCCGTGGACGGTGCAGGCGGGCCTGATCACGCCGACCTTGAAGAACAAGCGCCCTGCGATCGAACGCGCCTTTGCGCGGGAGATCGAGGCGATCTACGCGAAGCGGCCGGCAGCCACCGCCGTGCTTCGCTAGATCAAGCATCGGCGGCGCGCCTCAGAGCGAGGCGGTGATGCCGCCGTCGACATACAGCACGTGTCCATTGACGAAAGAGGACGCGGCCGAGGCGAGGAAGATGCAGGCGCCGACCAGCTCCTCGACCTTGCCCCAGCGCCCGGCCGGCGTGCGCTTTTCCAGCCAGGCCGAGAACGCGGGATCGGCGACCAGCGCGGCATTGAGGGGGGTATCGAAATAGCCCGGCGCGATGGCATTGACCTGCAGGCCATGCTTGGCCCAATCCGTCGCCATGCCCTTGGTGAGATTTCCGACTGCGCCCTTGGTCGCCGTGTAGGGTGCGATCGACGGGCGCGCGAGCGAGGTCTGCACCGAGGCAATGTTGATGATCTTGCCGGCGCGCCTGCTGATCATGTGTCGCGCGCAGGCCTGGCCGACGTTGAAGACGGAGGCGATGTTGGTCTGCAGCAGCCGCTGGAACGCCTCCTCCGGGAAATCCTCGAGCGGCGCACGATGCTGCATACCGGCATTGTTGACGAGAATATCGATCGGGCCGATCTCGGCCTCGAAGCGGTCGATGGCCGCGCGCGCCGCAGCGTGATCGGTCACGTCGAAGCCGAGCACGCGCGATCCCTTGATCGCGCTCGCGGCCGCAGCAAGCTTGGCCTCGTCGCGGCCATTGAGCACGACCTCCGCGCCGGCATCAGCCAGGCCCCGCGCCAGCGCCAGCCCAATGCCTTGAGATGATCCGGTCACCAGGGCGCGACGCCCCGCCAGATCGAACAAGTCGACCGCCACTCCGCTTCCTCCGCTGCTGGATTCGATCTGTGTTGCGCGAGGTTATCTTATCGATGGTAGCAGCCGTCAACGTTGGCCTGGGTATTGCTCCCGCGGATGGCCGGCAGTGACCACTCGCAAATGACGCGAGTTGGTCGTGCTGCGACGCGAACGCAAAGCACGCGGTGGCACACTGGGAGTGTCAGGCGGGCTGATGGGCTTGGAGCGGGCGAAGGGAATCGAACCCTCGTATGCAGCTTGGGAAGCTGCCGTTCTACCATTGAACTACGCCCGCAAACGCCTGTTTTTGGCTCTTAGGCACCGGCTAGGCACCGGTTTGATGCCGGGATAATATCCGGCTCGTTTCGCGTCGTATACGGCAATCTTGGCAGGGAGGAAAGCCAGTGGCGAAATGTCCGCGGTGCGACGGTAAGCGGTACGTCCAGTGCACGGAATGCTACGGCAGCGGGATCAGGAAGGGCGGCGCCCCGTGTAATTATTGCCACGGCTCGCGGCGGATCCTCTGCACAAGGTGCGACGGGACCGGGACGCCGAAACGATAGTCAGACGGTTCTATTTTTTCTTTTTCCCGTGCTCCGCATGGATTTGATCGTGGTGCACATTGCACAGTGTCACCAGGTTCTCGGCGGTATTTTCACCGCCTTCGACGTGAAATGTCGTGTGGTGAAGTTCGAGGAACTTCCGTGGATCACCCTTCGCCAGTTTGTCACGCGACCAGTTGCATCCGGGATAAGTACACTTAAAACCGTCTCTGGTCAGGACTTCGACTCGAACCGGATCGGGAATATGCCGATCGTGAGGCTCGGCCTGTTTATCCTCTTCGAGAACGTAGACGCCGACGGGAAGGTCTTCCCGGCCGCTCATACGCGTCGCGACGGGCCAGCCGTCCTCAGTGCGCAATTCACGGCTCCGGCGCGCCCATTCTTTTTTGTCGTTGGCGAGGTAGCGAAGTTCTTCGCCGGTAACTGGTTTGCCGACATTCTTGCGGAGATATGCGAGCAATTTCCCTTTGACGCCGCCGGGCTGTTTACGAATCTCGTTGAGCGTCTCCCACCTCTCGGCTGCGTCGGCGTCCGGCTCGGTACGCATGAGAACGTACTGATCCGGTCGGATCGCGGACACGTCAATTTCGTTCGATTCGAGCGAGATCTGCCCGTCGTCCTCCTTCATGTCGCGGAAGGTGACACCGGAAAATATCCACCACCCTTGCTGAACGCGGAGTTCGCGAACGCGCCGTGCCCATTCCCCGATGCCGGAAACGACCATAAGTTCGTCGCCGTCTATGACGGTGAGGGGATATTTCAGAAGGTACGAGATCAGACGGTCAATCGCCGCTTCACCCTTGTCGCTCGGTGCAATCGAACTGCCGAGGTCGCGAAGTTTATGGAACGCGGGAACGAGCGCGAGGACTTTTTCGCGCACGTCCTCCTCGTCAATCTTTTCGTTGAATCCCTCAAGAAGCCCGCTGAGTTCCTCGGCAAGCTGTTTTAGATCGTCACTAGGCCGCGACCTTCGCGCCACGCTTCCCGCTCTGCTTCGGACGGGCGCTGCGCGAGGATAGAATTTCCTTCACAACCTCGGCGATTGCCCCTGCAAACGGTGGTGGCACAGCATTGCCGATTTGTCGTGCGATTTCGACCTTCGTTCCACAGAAATGAAAGCTATCCGGGAAACCCATGAGGCGGGCCGCCTCCCGATGCGTGATCGGTCGGTTTTCAACTGGATGAAGATAGCGTCCCTTCTCTGGCTTGAAAAACTCAGTACGGATCGTGACAGATGGGCGATCCCACCAAAGCCGGCCAAAAAGATCTGTGCCGCCGGACGTTTTCCTGATCCAGCACTGTGGCGTTAAGTGTAGAGCGTTCCGCTGTAGGTCAAAGCGGTTTCCGCCTGGCGGAACCGCGGCGTAGCGTGCAAGACTGATGTCGGTCGGATTACGCCCAAAATGCAGGTTCAGCGTCTTTTCAGTCCCGATCTCCGTTCCGATCGGAGTTGCGGGAAGATCTGCGATCGCGTCACGGACAGTGCGCCAGCGGGGGAGACGCTTCGATAAGAGCGTTTCGGGTTGGGCATGGGTGGGGGTCGGGGGAAAGGAAGGGACCAGATTTGCCTTAAACCCGAGCGCGATGGTCCGCTTACGGGTCTGTGGGACGCCGTAATCAGCGGTATTCAGGACGGCGGCACGCATTTCGAAACCCATGCGCTTCGCTCGACGCTTGATAGCGAGAAACTCAGCTGAGGAGTAGAGCTCCGCAACGTTCTCCATGACGAACGTGCGGGCTCCAGAAAGCTCAACGACGTCTAGGAAAGGCTCCCAGAGTGCCCGACGCTCGTCCCCAATTCGGTTCTTATTCAGCAGGCTGAAACCCTGGCAAGGCGGCCCTCCGATTACGACATCTGCCTTCGGAACCTTGTTCGTCTTGAGCCATTCCTCGATGTCTGCACAGACGGCTTTACCGCCGAAATTGGAAGCGTGGGTGTCTACGGCGGCCTGATCGTTGTCAATCGAAAGCACGGATTCGAACCCGCCGCAAAAGTCGCGGTGAGTGAATCCTAGAGTCATCCCTCCCGCGCCGGCGAAAAGGTCAATCAGACGATAAGCCATGGAAAAAATTTACTCGCTCCCCGCGGAGCATATTTACGTCATTCGAGGAATTGCGCAAGTTTGCC is from Bradyrhizobium sp. ORS 285 and encodes:
- a CDS encoding DNA cytosine methyltransferase, coding for MAYRLIDLFAGAGGMTLGFTHRDFCGGFESVLSIDNDQAAVDTHASNFGGKAVCADIEEWLKTNKVPKADVVIGGPPCQGFSLLNKNRIGDERRALWEPFLDVVELSGARTFVMENVAELYSSAEFLAIKRRAKRMGFEMRAAVLNTADYGVPQTRKRTIALGFKANLVPSFPPTPTHAQPETLLSKRLPRWRTVRDAIADLPATPIGTEIGTEKTLNLHFGRNPTDISLARYAAVPPGGNRFDLQRNALHLTPQCWIRKTSGGTDLFGRLWWDRPSVTIRTEFFKPEKGRYLHPVENRPITHREAARLMGFPDSFHFCGTKVEIARQIGNAVPPPFAGAIAEVVKEILSSRSARPKQSGKRGAKVAA
- a CDS encoding long-chain fatty acid--CoA ligase — protein: MQQASPIDDHAAAAGTLAAVATLPELWRWRVGQSPDQPAYRHFDAERGWVSFSWRETDDLVARWRRALAAEGFDAGERIAILMPNGIAHLAMDQAALSRGLVPVPMHAVDNADSIAYILADSGARLLLVDSDARWREIAAVGQALPGLQRIVCAERGDDSGAAEDPRLVALDAWLNAAAGAAPLRNDIAIAPHDLAAIVYTSGTTGRPKGVMLTHDNVVANVKAIHQRLEAGIDDVFLSFLPLSHTFERTAGYYYAIAIGACVAYARSVKQLAEDLLEVRPTILVSVPRIYERIYSLVMHHRAVANPIERALLDLTVAIGGRRFDAQYGQARLSAFDRLTWPLLQRLVADKVLARFGGRLQVAVSGGAPIAEPVVRLFLALGLEVLQGYGMTETSPVVSVNTPGDNDPRTVGRALPGVEVRIGDNDELMVRGPSVMLGYWHKPEETARVKEPDGWLHTGDQARIDQGRITITGRIKDILVTSTGEKIAPADLETAVLTDPLFEQAIVIGENRPFLAAIVVLNPKGWAEQQAKLAAHGQRGPEAEAASLLRHIARAVKAYPAYATPKAVHWTLEPWTVQAGLITPTLKNKRPAIERAFAREIEAIYAKRPAATAVLR
- a CDS encoding nuclear transport factor 2 family protein, encoding MTDIAAIADGYIALWNERDDVERRARLARQWTADASYVDPLMQGDGVDGIDALVSGVQQRFPEFRFRQLGAADGHGNYVRFSWGLGPDKADCPIQGTDFVELADGRIRRVTGFLDKVPEGA
- a CDS encoding SDR family oxidoreductase, yielding MAVDLFDLAGRRALVTGSSQGIGLALARGLADAGAEVVLNGRDEAKLAAAASAIKGSRVLGFDVTDHAAARAAIDRFEAEIGPIDILVNNAGMQHRAPLEDFPEEAFQRLLQTNIASVFNVGQACARHMISRRAGKIINIASVQTSLARPSIAPYTATKGAVGNLTKGMATDWAKHGLQVNAIAPGYFDTPLNAALVADPAFSAWLEKRTPAGRWGKVEELVGACIFLASAASSFVNGHVLYVDGGITASL
- a CDS encoding HNH endonuclease, whose product is MARRSRPSDDLKQLAEELSGLLEGFNEKIDEEDVREKVLALVPAFHKLRDLGSSIAPSDKGEAAIDRLISYLLKYPLTVIDGDELMVVSGIGEWARRVRELRVQQGWWIFSGVTFRDMKEDDGQISLESNEIDVSAIRPDQYVLMRTEPDADAAERWETLNEIRKQPGGVKGKLLAYLRKNVGKPVTGEELRYLANDKKEWARRSRELRTEDGWPVATRMSGREDLPVGVYVLEEDKQAEPHDRHIPDPVRVEVLTRDGFKCTYPGCNWSRDKLAKGDPRKFLELHHTTFHVEGGENTAENLVTLCNVHHDQIHAEHGKKKK